One genomic region from Vibrio cyclitrophicus encodes:
- the mukB gene encoding chromosome partition protein MukB, which yields MIERGKYQSLTMVNWNGFFARTFDIDGLVTTLSGGNGAGKSTTMAAFITALIPDQSLLHFRNTTEAGSSQSSRDKGLYGKLQPGACYAALDVVNSRNQRLLFAVKLQQVAGRDKKVDIKPFVIQGLPSHVKPTDVLIQNVSDSHARVCQLNDVKAAVAQYEGAHFKAFSSIVDYHSQMFEYGVVPKKLRNSSDRSKFYRLIEASLYGGISSAITRSLRDYLLPQNGGVKKAFQDMESALRENRMTLEAIKTTQSDRDLFKHLITESTNYVAADYMRHANDRRNKLDQTMKFRGELFGSRETLLDQNNLLNRVQEELELLVDQESALEQDYQAASDHLQLVQTALRQQEKIARYSEDLEELNERLEEQMMVVEEAQERVLLAEEQATITEEEVDSLKTQLADYQQALDVQQTRALQYQQAVQALEKTKQLLGDESITAESASTLVSELKAQEESSTQTLLATKHKLDMSSAASAQFDKALSLVKSIVGDVERKDASHSAKQALEKGRNAKHVVENEQQWRAQHRDIARDVAQQRQAKELAIEYQKQHNVSLTDEAVFDEERERHTMQIESLEYAQEELREAKSEQRRVQLNYDQEIQKLESIAPAWITANDALEALRDQTEAELEDSQAVMTQMQQVLEDEKSQAVAKDQLATRRAELEQEIERLASPGGSNDPRLKGLADTLGGVLLSEIYDDITIGDAPYFSAMYGPARHAIVVSDLDGIKEKLVDLDDCPEDLYILEGDVDAFDDSSFNADELEGAVCVQLNDRQMRYSRFPEIPLFGRAAREQRLEKLREERNVVVENHAKAAFDSQKLNRLYQAFNSFVAKHLHVAFNADPEQALVAIRDKRNQIVRSLAELNSKEQQQRSQLLQSKQALGALDKLAPMVRILEDETLADRLAELEAQLERLSEAKSYLNTHGKALTSLEQIVSALDVDPEQFEALEAEYRQADNALQTLKGKVFALSDLIERCHYFAYADSVDLLNKSSELSEQLKAKLVQAEQARTKGRDGLKQAREQMNQYNQVLAALKSSHQAKQETVQEFKQELQEFGVNADEGAEERAVRRRDELQERLHTSRSRKSEYERTITSTELEMKALAKRLKKVQKEYTELRAFVVAAKAGWCSVLRLARENDVERRLHKRELAYLTAGELRSMSDKSLGALRLAVADNDDLRDSLRLSEDNAHPERKVLFYIAVYQHLRERIRQDIIHTDDPVEAIEEMEVELARLTEELTQRENRLAISSESVASIIKKTIQREQNRIRMLNQGLSNIYFGQVKGVRLNVKIRESHEILLSGLATQQEQHKDLFESTRFTFSEAMAKLFQRVNPHIDTGQRSPQVLGEELLDYRNYLELSVEVNRGSDGWLQAESGALSTGEAIGTGQSILLMVIQSWEEESRRLRSKDIVPCRLLFLDEAARLDSKSISTLFELCDRLGMQLLIAAPENISPEKGTTYKLVRKVFKDHEHVHVVGLRGFAQNKPASPVQELLEEAEQ from the coding sequence ATGATTGAAAGAGGTAAGTATCAATCATTAACCATGGTCAACTGGAACGGTTTCTTCGCACGTACTTTTGATATTGATGGATTGGTTACAACGCTTTCTGGCGGTAACGGTGCAGGTAAGTCGACCACAATGGCGGCATTCATCACAGCACTGATCCCAGACCAAAGCCTTCTGCATTTCCGTAATACAACGGAAGCGGGCAGTTCGCAGTCATCTCGTGATAAAGGCCTTTACGGTAAGCTTCAACCTGGCGCATGTTATGCGGCGCTAGATGTTGTGAACTCTCGTAATCAACGCCTGTTGTTTGCAGTAAAACTGCAGCAAGTTGCGGGTCGTGACAAGAAAGTAGACATCAAGCCGTTCGTTATCCAAGGCCTTCCTAGCCATGTGAAACCAACGGATGTACTGATTCAGAACGTTTCAGACAGCCACGCTCGTGTATGTCAATTGAACGATGTGAAAGCAGCAGTTGCACAATACGAAGGCGCTCACTTTAAAGCATTCTCTTCTATTGTTGATTATCACTCACAGATGTTTGAGTACGGTGTAGTACCGAAGAAACTGCGTAACAGCAGCGACCGTTCTAAGTTCTACCGTCTAATTGAAGCATCACTTTACGGTGGTATCTCAAGTGCGATTACACGTTCTCTGCGTGATTACCTTCTACCGCAAAATGGTGGTGTGAAGAAAGCATTCCAAGATATGGAATCGGCACTGCGCGAGAACCGCATGACGCTAGAAGCGATCAAGACAACTCAGTCAGATCGTGACTTGTTCAAGCACTTGATCACGGAATCGACCAATTACGTGGCAGCAGATTACATGCGCCATGCCAACGATCGTCGCAACAAGCTTGATCAAACCATGAAGTTCCGTGGTGAACTGTTTGGTTCTCGTGAAACCTTGCTTGATCAAAACAACTTGTTGAACCGCGTTCAAGAAGAACTAGAGTTACTTGTCGACCAAGAATCGGCACTAGAGCAAGATTACCAAGCGGCTTCGGATCATCTTCAGTTGGTTCAAACTGCACTTCGCCAGCAAGAGAAAATTGCTCGTTATAGCGAAGATCTAGAAGAGCTTAATGAGCGTCTAGAAGAGCAGATGATGGTGGTTGAAGAAGCTCAAGAGCGAGTACTTCTTGCTGAAGAGCAGGCAACCATTACTGAAGAAGAAGTGGATAGCCTGAAAACTCAGCTTGCTGATTACCAACAAGCGTTGGATGTTCAGCAGACTCGTGCACTTCAATACCAGCAAGCGGTTCAAGCATTAGAGAAAACTAAGCAGCTGCTTGGTGATGAATCTATCACTGCAGAAAGCGCATCAACCTTGGTTTCAGAGCTAAAAGCACAGGAAGAATCAAGTACTCAAACTCTACTGGCGACGAAACATAAGCTCGACATGTCTTCTGCTGCCTCTGCACAGTTCGACAAAGCGCTGTCTCTTGTTAAGAGCATTGTTGGCGATGTTGAGCGTAAAGATGCGTCTCACAGTGCTAAACAAGCCCTAGAAAAAGGCCGCAATGCCAAACACGTTGTTGAAAATGAACAACAGTGGCGTGCTCAGCACCGCGATATAGCTCGTGATGTAGCACAGCAGCGTCAAGCAAAAGAGCTTGCGATCGAATATCAAAAACAACATAACGTTTCGCTGACTGACGAAGCGGTTTTCGATGAAGAACGCGAACGTCATACCATGCAGATCGAGTCTCTAGAGTACGCTCAAGAAGAACTGCGTGAAGCGAAGAGTGAGCAACGTCGTGTACAACTAAACTACGACCAAGAGATTCAGAAGCTTGAATCAATTGCTCCGGCGTGGATTACAGCTAACGATGCACTTGAAGCGCTAAGAGACCAAACAGAAGCTGAGCTAGAAGACAGCCAAGCAGTGATGACTCAAATGCAGCAAGTGCTTGAAGACGAAAAGTCTCAAGCAGTAGCAAAAGATCAGCTAGCCACTCGCCGCGCTGAACTTGAGCAAGAAATTGAGCGTTTAGCATCTCCAGGTGGTTCAAACGATCCTCGCTTGAAGGGCCTAGCAGATACCCTTGGTGGTGTGCTGCTTTCTGAGATCTACGATGATATCACCATTGGCGATGCACCCTACTTCAGTGCGATGTACGGTCCAGCTCGTCATGCGATTGTGGTCTCTGATTTGGATGGCATTAAAGAGAAACTGGTCGATCTTGATGACTGTCCAGAAGACCTTTATATCCTAGAAGGCGATGTAGACGCGTTTGATGATAGTTCATTCAATGCCGATGAGCTTGAAGGTGCGGTGTGTGTTCAACTGAACGATCGCCAAATGCGTTACTCTCGCTTCCCTGAGATCCCGCTATTTGGCCGTGCGGCTCGTGAACAACGCCTAGAAAAATTGCGTGAAGAGCGTAATGTGGTCGTTGAAAACCACGCTAAAGCCGCGTTTGACTCTCAAAAATTGAATCGACTATACCAAGCATTTAATAGCTTTGTTGCGAAGCATCTGCACGTTGCGTTTAACGCAGACCCAGAACAAGCACTAGTTGCGATTCGTGATAAGCGTAATCAAATTGTTCGTTCTCTGGCTGAGCTTAACTCTAAAGAGCAGCAGCAACGCAGTCAGCTTCTACAAAGCAAGCAGGCACTTGGTGCATTAGATAAATTAGCGCCAATGGTTCGTATTTTAGAAGACGAAACATTGGCTGATCGCTTAGCTGAATTGGAAGCGCAACTAGAGCGTTTAAGTGAAGCCAAGTCTTACTTGAATACTCACGGTAAAGCGCTTACTTCTCTAGAGCAAATCGTATCTGCACTAGACGTTGACCCGGAGCAGTTCGAAGCTTTGGAAGCCGAATATCGTCAAGCAGACAACGCGCTACAAACGCTAAAAGGTAAAGTGTTCGCGCTGTCTGATTTGATTGAGCGTTGTCACTACTTTGCTTACGCGGACTCTGTTGATTTGCTTAATAAAAGCAGTGAACTGAGCGAGCAATTAAAAGCGAAATTGGTTCAAGCTGAACAAGCAAGAACTAAAGGCCGCGATGGCTTGAAGCAAGCTCGCGAACAGATGAACCAATACAACCAAGTATTGGCGGCACTGAAGAGCTCACATCAAGCGAAACAAGAAACGGTTCAAGAGTTCAAACAAGAGCTACAAGAGTTTGGCGTAAACGCTGATGAAGGCGCTGAAGAGCGTGCTGTACGTCGTCGTGACGAGCTTCAAGAACGTTTGCACACGTCTCGCAGCCGTAAGAGCGAATACGAGCGTACGATTACGTCAACAGAGCTTGAGATGAAAGCACTGGCTAAGCGTCTTAAGAAAGTACAGAAAGAGTACACAGAGCTTCGTGCCTTTGTAGTTGCAGCCAAAGCTGGCTGGTGTTCAGTACTTCGCTTAGCTCGTGAAAATGATGTTGAACGTCGCCTACACAAGCGTGAACTGGCATACCTAACGGCGGGCGAGCTTCGCTCTATGTCGGATAAATCACTGGGTGCGCTACGTCTGGCTGTCGCTGACAATGACGATTTACGTGATTCACTGCGTTTATCTGAAGACAACGCACATCCAGAGCGTAAGGTTCTGTTCTACATTGCGGTTTACCAGCACCTCCGTGAGCGTATTCGCCAAGACATCATTCATACGGATGATCCGGTCGAAGCAATCGAAGAGATGGAAGTAGAGCTAGCTCGACTAACAGAAGAACTGACGCAGCGTGAAAACCGCCTGGCGATTAGCTCTGAGTCAGTAGCTAGTATCATCAAGAAAACGATTCAGCGCGAGCAGAACCGTATTCGAATGCTGAACCAAGGTCTGTCTAACATTTACTTTGGTCAGGTTAAGGGCGTACGTCTGAACGTTAAGATCCGTGAAAGCCACGAGATCTTGCTATCAGGGTTAGCGACTCAACAAGAACAACATAAAGACTTGTTCGAATCAACGCGCTTTACTTTCTCAGAAGCGATGGCGAAGTTGTTCCAACGTGTGAACCCACATATCGACACGGGTCAACGTTCTCCGCAAGTTCTGGGTGAAGAGTTACTCGATTACCGTAACTACCTAGAGCTGAGTGTTGAAGTTAACCGTGGTTCAGATGGTTGGTTACAAGCAGAATCTGGTGCATTGTCTACAGGTGAAGCGATCGGCACTGGTCAATCAATCCTATTGATGGTTATTCAGAGCTGGGAAGAAGAGTCTCGTCGACTTCGTAGTAAAGACATCGTTCCATGTCGTTTGTTGTTCCTTGATGAAGCCGCACGTCTGGATTCTAAGTCGATCTCTACGCTGTTTGAACTGTGTGACCGTTTAGGTATGCAACTTCTGATTGCTGCGCCAGAGAACATTAGCCCAGAGAAAGGCACAACCTACAAACTGGTTCGGAAGGTCTTCAAAGACCACGAACATGTACACGTTGTTGGACTAAGAGGCTTTGCCCAAAATAAACCGGCATCTCCGGTGCAAGAGCTTCTCGAAGAAGCTGAGCAATAA
- the ltrA gene encoding group II intron reverse transcriptase/maturase: MRVYYSLYGHLLNKERLYKGFKKVKKAKGAAGIDEQSLSNYAENLSDNLDQLLSELKTKQYKPQPVKRVEIPKEDGGVRLLGIPTVRDRVVQQALNDILTPIFEEQFHPSSFGYRPNRSCHDAINKSTMFIRRYGLQHVVDMDLSKCFDKLDHELIIKSIRKRVTDSSVLELIKQFLKSGVMIDGSWQETELGSPQGGVISPLIANIYLDAFDQEMRKRGHRIVRYADDILIFCRSKAGAENALAQATKILEGELKLTVNQTKSHIAHSSDGVKFLGVEIGSQFTRIQTKKLKVFKSKLKRMTKRGCGKPLEQVIKDLNPVLRGFSQYFRITNSSREFSRLAGWLRRRLRSIQLKLWKKPQRLHRKLKQLGYKPPFQHISMTSWVSAASPLSSYAMPNQWFNDQGLVNLGTIRTGYVFSQYAEWKCA; the protein is encoded by the coding sequence GTGCGAGTTTATTACAGCTTATATGGTCATCTACTCAACAAAGAGAGGCTGTATAAAGGGTTTAAAAAGGTAAAGAAAGCGAAAGGCGCGGCTGGAATAGATGAGCAGAGCCTGAGCAACTACGCCGAAAATCTGAGTGATAACCTCGATCAACTCCTCTCTGAACTTAAAACCAAGCAATACAAACCTCAGCCAGTCAAACGGGTAGAGATACCCAAAGAAGACGGAGGGGTGCGATTGCTCGGGATCCCAACAGTTAGGGATAGAGTTGTCCAACAAGCGCTCAACGATATCCTCACCCCCATCTTCGAAGAGCAATTTCACCCATCAAGTTTTGGGTATAGGCCGAATCGAAGCTGTCACGATGCAATCAACAAATCCACGATGTTCATCCGGCGTTACGGGTTACAACACGTTGTAGATATGGACTTGTCGAAGTGCTTTGACAAACTCGACCACGAGTTGATTATCAAAAGCATCAGAAAACGAGTCACAGATAGCAGTGTATTAGAGCTGATAAAACAGTTTCTAAAAAGTGGGGTGATGATAGACGGTAGTTGGCAGGAGACAGAGCTAGGAAGTCCACAAGGTGGTGTTATCAGTCCTTTGATAGCCAATATCTACCTTGATGCGTTCGATCAGGAAATGCGAAAGCGCGGCCATAGGATCGTTCGTTATGCGGATGACATACTCATCTTCTGTCGTAGCAAGGCAGGGGCAGAGAATGCCCTTGCACAAGCGACGAAGATCTTAGAAGGAGAGCTTAAACTCACAGTGAACCAGACGAAATCACATATAGCGCACAGCAGTGATGGCGTGAAGTTTTTAGGTGTAGAAATCGGGAGTCAATTTACCCGCATTCAAACTAAAAAACTGAAAGTGTTCAAAAGCAAGTTAAAGCGAATGACGAAGCGAGGGTGCGGTAAGCCACTTGAGCAAGTCATAAAAGATCTAAACCCAGTGTTAAGAGGGTTCAGCCAATACTTCAGGATCACCAATAGCAGCAGGGAGTTCTCAAGACTAGCAGGATGGCTACGAAGAAGACTGCGTAGTATCCAGTTGAAACTTTGGAAGAAGCCTCAACGCTTACATCGAAAGTTAAAACAGTTAGGGTATAAGCCGCCGTTCCAGCATATCTCAATGACAAGTTGGGTCAGTGCAGCGAGTCCACTATCAAGCTATGCGATGCCAAATCAATGGTTTAATGACCAAGGATTGGTAAATCTTGGGACAATAAGGACAGGGTATGTGTTCAGCCAATATGCTGAATGGAAGTGTGCATGA
- the fdhF gene encoding formate dehydrogenase subunit alpha: MIQIVIDGKFRIVEQGQTVLEAAKTCGLEIPSLCGLNKTADKVPCDLCVVEVDGVGVTRSCELEVSNGLEITTQSKQLTVHRQEALNRIMTDHYADCEAPCQTACPAGVDIQSYLHHIAQNDHIKAIEVIKKTLPMPLSIGRVCPAFCETECRRNLVDESIAIRQLKRHAADADLAAQESYMPAKKPNKGKSIAIVGSGPGGLTAGYYLSNEGYDVSVYESMPKAGGWLRYGIPEYRLPKSILDKEIELMCRNGMVVECDKKLGVDFTLSDLSNGFDAVCLAVGASQAVEMNYLGSELGGCYLGVDYLKDYVTDQQYVTGKKVAVIGGGNTAIDCARTAVRDGADTTLIYRRTRDEMPAEDYEIEEAEHEGVKFHFLTNPVENIADENGHVTEIRLERMALGPADASGRRSPKPTGEFFAEAFDTVIAAVSQKPDLSFMDNEEIDIPLTRWNTADADPQTMYTGTGNIFSIGDFRRGPATAVEAVGDGRIAAQAIDRFFNGDMENIPAKPFNSRKHKQLKAVDPEQYKSIQRMARKIMPELTPEQREQSFDEVETGFDNADAIAEAARCLECGCQANTDCDLRDYSTEYKATQTHPEYKIDVASNENWQVIRAEESKVGSTRQKFAVDDSSEFIIFDANRCISCGQCIQACREQNVHGVLSFMNQSNGKPASRPECRPNFGADKTLMGDSNCVQCGSCIQACPTGAMVDARDRKQGDTDTLKKVDTICTYCGVGCKLTMHVDEKQNKIRYIEGANSPVNEGMLCVKGRFGFDFVGSDARLTTPLIRKDGWLQPASWDEAIALIADKFTAIKQGFGSNALAGFSSAKTTNEDNYAFQKFIRRELGTNNVDHCARLCHASTVTGLEASLGSGAMTNDIPSIKHSDVIFIIGSDTTSAHPIIGSHIKQAVRHGGARLIVADPKRIDIADHAELYLAHRPGTDVMLINGVMQQIIKHGWYDQDYIEDRVDGFDTLLQEVMSPSYSLDKVELVTGVKAEDIFAMARLIGTAERTAVYYSMGITQHTTGHDNVRSIANLQLLCGNIGIEGGGINPLRGQSNVQGACDMGALPNNLPGYQKVYNPMVRQKFAMEWGVSELPAETGLTLTEIIDGACHRNVRGLYVMGENPVLSDPNQAHVIEGLEALDFLVVQDIFLTETAQYADVVLPSCSFAEKSGHFTNTERRVQRINAAVNPPGNAKEDWVIIQMLANAMGGGWDYKTVADITNEIARVTPQYGGLRWENITVNGVQWPSNKNNPDGTRIMHQTQFTRGRGQMEAIPFRYAAELPDEEYPLVLTTGRILEQFHTGTMTRKTKGLDNLAGPRAMVSIHDAEALGISNGQMLKVSTRRGEIEIAAFVTKRMQKGVVFIPFHFVESPVNRLTTTATDPHAKIPEFKVAAVRIDPIREPESEVAEASLGSLS, encoded by the coding sequence ATGATTCAAATCGTCATTGATGGGAAATTTCGAATCGTCGAACAAGGACAAACCGTTCTTGAAGCGGCAAAAACATGTGGTTTGGAGATTCCATCTTTATGTGGTTTGAACAAAACAGCGGATAAAGTACCGTGTGATTTGTGTGTTGTTGAGGTAGATGGCGTTGGTGTGACTCGCTCTTGTGAGCTTGAAGTGTCTAATGGGTTGGAGATTACGACTCAGTCAAAGCAACTGACTGTTCATCGACAAGAAGCACTAAATCGTATAATGACAGATCATTACGCTGACTGTGAGGCGCCATGCCAAACGGCTTGTCCTGCTGGGGTCGATATCCAATCTTACCTGCACCATATTGCTCAAAATGATCACATTAAAGCGATTGAAGTGATTAAAAAGACATTACCAATGCCACTTTCAATTGGTCGTGTGTGTCCTGCTTTTTGTGAAACTGAATGTCGTCGTAATTTGGTCGATGAATCGATCGCGATTCGCCAACTCAAGCGACACGCTGCCGATGCTGACTTAGCGGCTCAAGAGAGCTATATGCCAGCTAAGAAACCAAATAAGGGTAAGAGCATCGCAATTGTCGGCAGTGGCCCTGGCGGTCTTACTGCAGGTTATTATCTATCTAACGAAGGCTATGACGTCAGTGTCTATGAATCGATGCCCAAAGCAGGTGGTTGGCTGCGTTATGGTATCCCTGAATATCGTTTACCTAAGTCGATTTTAGATAAAGAAATCGAACTCATGTGTCGTAATGGAATGGTGGTTGAGTGTGACAAAAAACTGGGCGTCGATTTTACACTGTCTGATTTAAGCAACGGTTTCGATGCCGTTTGTTTAGCGGTTGGTGCATCGCAAGCGGTTGAAATGAACTATCTGGGTAGCGAGCTCGGTGGTTGCTATTTGGGTGTCGATTACCTTAAAGATTACGTGACCGATCAGCAGTATGTCACAGGAAAAAAGGTAGCAGTGATCGGTGGCGGTAACACTGCAATTGACTGTGCTCGAACAGCGGTACGTGATGGCGCTGATACCACGCTAATTTACCGTCGCACTCGAGATGAAATGCCAGCAGAAGATTACGAAATAGAAGAAGCTGAACATGAAGGTGTGAAGTTCCACTTTTTGACTAACCCGGTAGAAAACATAGCCGATGAAAATGGCCATGTAACAGAGATAAGATTGGAGCGTATGGCTTTAGGTCCTGCTGATGCTTCAGGTCGTCGTAGCCCTAAACCAACCGGCGAATTCTTTGCTGAAGCATTTGATACCGTTATTGCTGCAGTATCGCAAAAGCCTGATCTAAGCTTTATGGATAACGAAGAGATTGATATTCCACTGACACGTTGGAATACCGCGGACGCTGATCCGCAGACGATGTATACGGGCACTGGTAATATATTTAGTATTGGTGACTTTCGACGTGGTCCTGCGACGGCAGTAGAAGCGGTAGGAGATGGGCGTATTGCTGCGCAAGCGATTGACCGATTCTTCAACGGTGATATGGAAAATATTCCCGCTAAACCGTTCAACTCAAGAAAGCACAAGCAGCTAAAAGCAGTCGATCCTGAGCAATACAAATCTATACAGCGCATGGCGCGTAAAATCATGCCAGAGCTCACCCCAGAACAACGCGAGCAAAGCTTCGATGAAGTCGAAACAGGCTTTGATAATGCAGATGCAATAGCGGAAGCAGCGAGATGCCTAGAATGTGGCTGCCAAGCAAATACAGATTGTGATCTGAGAGATTATTCGACTGAATACAAGGCCACGCAAACACATCCAGAGTACAAAATCGATGTGGCTTCGAATGAGAACTGGCAGGTGATTCGTGCAGAGGAATCCAAAGTTGGTTCGACACGGCAGAAGTTTGCTGTCGATGACAGTTCTGAATTCATCATCTTTGACGCCAACCGCTGCATCAGTTGTGGTCAGTGTATCCAAGCTTGTCGCGAACAGAATGTTCATGGTGTTCTAAGCTTCATGAATCAGTCAAATGGCAAGCCAGCATCAAGGCCTGAGTGTCGCCCTAATTTTGGAGCAGACAAGACACTAATGGGTGATTCTAACTGTGTTCAATGTGGCTCTTGTATTCAGGCTTGTCCTACCGGTGCGATGGTGGATGCGCGTGATAGAAAGCAAGGTGACACCGATACTCTTAAGAAAGTCGATACTATCTGCACCTACTGTGGTGTGGGTTGTAAGCTAACCATGCACGTTGATGAAAAGCAAAATAAGATTCGCTACATCGAAGGCGCAAACTCTCCGGTTAATGAAGGCATGTTGTGTGTTAAAGGCCGATTTGGTTTTGATTTTGTTGGTAGTGATGCACGCTTAACTACGCCGCTAATACGCAAAGATGGTTGGTTACAACCTGCTAGTTGGGATGAAGCGATTGCGCTCATTGCAGATAAGTTTACCGCGATTAAACAAGGTTTTGGTAGCAATGCCTTGGCGGGCTTCTCGTCAGCTAAAACGACTAACGAAGATAACTATGCATTCCAAAAATTCATACGTCGAGAACTTGGAACTAACAACGTCGACCACTGTGCTCGTCTTTGTCATGCTTCGACTGTTACAGGTTTAGAGGCTTCGCTGGGCAGCGGTGCAATGACCAATGATATTCCAAGTATCAAGCACTCAGATGTGATTTTTATCATAGGTTCAGACACGACTTCAGCACACCCAATTATAGGCTCACATATCAAGCAAGCGGTGAGACATGGTGGAGCGCGATTGATCGTCGCTGATCCAAAACGAATCGATATTGCGGACCATGCGGAACTCTACTTAGCGCATCGCCCGGGTACTGATGTGATGCTGATTAATGGTGTGATGCAGCAGATCATCAAACACGGTTGGTATGACCAAGATTATATCGAAGATCGTGTGGATGGCTTTGATACCTTGCTCCAAGAGGTCATGTCACCAAGCTACTCTCTCGATAAAGTGGAATTGGTGACTGGCGTTAAAGCGGAAGACATCTTCGCAATGGCACGTTTGATTGGTACTGCAGAGCGCACAGCGGTGTATTACTCGATGGGGATTACACAACACACCACAGGCCACGACAATGTACGCTCAATCGCTAACCTGCAACTTTTGTGTGGCAACATTGGTATTGAAGGTGGTGGTATTAACCCTTTACGCGGACAATCTAACGTGCAAGGTGCTTGTGATATGGGGGCTTTGCCAAACAACTTGCCGGGTTATCAAAAGGTTTATAACCCGATGGTGCGCCAGAAGTTTGCGATGGAGTGGGGTGTTTCCGAACTTCCTGCTGAAACGGGCTTAACGCTTACTGAAATTATTGATGGCGCCTGCCATCGGAATGTTCGCGGTTTGTACGTAATGGGTGAAAACCCTGTGCTCAGTGACCCAAATCAAGCGCATGTAATTGAAGGGCTTGAAGCTTTAGATTTCCTTGTGGTCCAAGACATTTTCTTAACCGAAACGGCGCAGTATGCTGATGTTGTTTTACCATCTTGCTCGTTTGCTGAAAAATCTGGCCACTTCACCAATACAGAGCGTCGTGTTCAGCGTATTAATGCTGCGGTTAATCCACCCGGTAATGCGAAAGAAGATTGGGTGATTATCCAAATGCTGGCCAATGCAATGGGCGGTGGTTGGGACTATAAAACCGTTGCCGATATCACCAATGAGATAGCACGTGTAACACCACAGTATGGTGGTTTACGTTGGGAGAATATTACGGTCAATGGCGTGCAATGGCCGAGTAATAAGAATAACCCTGATGGCACTCGTATCATGCACCAGACCCAATTTACCCGTGGGCGTGGTCAAATGGAGGCGATTCCGTTTAGATACGCTGCGGAGTTACCGGATGAAGAGTATCCGTTAGTTCTAACGACAGGGCGTATCCTAGAGCAATTCCATACAGGTACTATGACGCGTAAAACCAAAGGCCTGGATAACTTAGCGGGGCCACGTGCCATGGTGAGTATTCATGATGCTGAAGCGTTAGGCATTTCGAATGGTCAGATGCTCAAGGTATCAACGCGTCGTGGGGAAATAGAAATCGCGGCTTTTGTAACTAAGCGAATGCAAAAGGGCGTGGTATTTATTCCATTCCATTTTGTCGAATCACCGGTTAACCGTTTAACGACGACAGCGACGGATCCACACGCGAAGATCCCTGAGTTTAAGGTGGCGGCTGTGCGAATTGATCCCATTCGTGAGCCTGAGAGTGAAGTAGCAGAGGCTTCGCTCGGTTCGTTAAGTTAA
- a CDS encoding alpha-L-glutamate ligase-like protein translates to MFDQFTSPFKLKDKGIMGMNKRNHSYIGRYNDRSKYPLVDDKLKTKIIAEQAGATVPKLIGVIGHQAEVKTIHKMVKEWPGFVIKPAQGSGGKGILVVTSHKDGVYTKPSGSTINEEDVERHISNALAGLFSLGGKNDVAVVENLIKFDECFDGFSYEGVPDVRIIVFKGYPVMAMMRLSTSASDGKANLHQGAVGVGICIATGKAVRAVQFDHPVTHHPDTGKELALLQVPHWEKLLTLASSAWEMTGLGYMGTDMVLDQEEGPMVLELNARPGLAIQIANGAGLLPRLHHIENLGTPAEYPKPAERVAYAAKQFGVHGNEIVPS, encoded by the coding sequence ATGTTTGATCAATTTACTTCACCGTTTAAGTTGAAAGACAAAGGCATAATGGGGATGAACAAGCGTAACCATAGTTATATTGGTCGCTACAATGATCGTTCCAAGTATCCACTGGTTGATGACAAGCTTAAGACTAAGATCATTGCTGAACAAGCAGGTGCAACCGTACCAAAGTTGATTGGCGTGATTGGTCATCAAGCTGAAGTAAAAACAATCCACAAGATGGTTAAAGAGTGGCCAGGTTTTGTAATCAAGCCAGCTCAAGGTAGTGGCGGTAAAGGCATTCTTGTTGTTACCTCTCATAAGGACGGCGTTTATACTAAACCATCCGGTTCAACCATTAATGAAGAAGATGTAGAGCGCCACATCAGTAACGCGCTAGCTGGCCTTTTCTCACTCGGTGGTAAGAATGATGTCGCTGTAGTTGAAAACCTGATTAAGTTCGATGAGTGTTTTGACGGCTTCAGTTACGAGGGTGTGCCAGATGTTCGAATCATTGTATTCAAGGGCTACCCTGTAATGGCAATGATGCGTCTATCCACTTCCGCATCTGATGGTAAGGCGAACTTGCACCAAGGTGCTGTGGGTGTCGGTATTTGTATCGCAACCGGCAAGGCCGTTCGTGCGGTTCAGTTTGACCATCCAGTGACACACCACCCAGATACGGGTAAAGAGTTGGCGCTACTTCAGGTGCCGCATTGGGAGAAACTGCTGACCCTTGCATCAAGTGCTTGGGAAATGACGGGGTTAGGCTACATGGGGACGGACATGGTTTTAGACCAAGAAGAAGGCCCAATGGTACTGGAGCTCAATGCTCGTCCTGGATTGGCAATACAAATTGCAAACGGTGCTGGTTTATTACCTCGCTTGCATCATATTGAAAACCTAGGCACACCCGCTGAATATCCTAAACCTGCAGAGCGTGTTGCCTACGCTGCTAAGCAGTTTGGTGTTCACGGAAACGAAATAGTTCCGAGCTAA